A segment of the Delphinus delphis chromosome 20, mDelDel1.2, whole genome shotgun sequence genome:
TTCACAAACATATCAGTGGAGTGGAGCTCAAGAAGCATGTACCTCAGGCATTCAAGGAGATCCAGAAATTCACCATGAAGGAGACAGGAGCAGTAGATAATACACTCAACAAGGCAGTCCAGgccaaaggaaaacagaatgtCTCATACTTATCTTTATATGGATGTCCAGAAGGttctaaatgttatttttcttagtGTACTGGTCACCTTAAAAAAAGTTTAGTCAGCATGAATGAAATAGCttgtttattaataataaagcaatataacaaaaaaaattttcattttccccatGAGTTGTGAAATTCCATAGAAGACAATAATTCGGATGGAAGTACTGTTCCCTAATactgtttcttttctaaaataaatttatttatttatttttggctgtgttaggtcttcgttgctgtgcacgggtttcctctagttgcgtcgagcgagggctgctcttcattccagtgtgtggacttctcactgcggtggcttctcttgttgcagagcacgggctcgaggcttgcaggcttcagtagttgtggctcgtgggctctagagcgcaggctcagtagttgcagtgcatgggcttaggtgtttcgcggcatgtgggatcttcctggaccagggctcgaacctgtgccccctgcattggcaggtggattcttaaccactgcaccaccagggaagcccccctaataCTGTTTACTGTTAAATAACTGAATTATAAACACgctaaatatatgtacatatattcactATTCCTTAATTCATGTAATACTAAAAGATACGAAGAAAATGCACATAGAATAAACTTATTAAGTACTAAACTGAGAAGATtacattttcatcatattttgctgttgtttaaaCTGTAGAATTACCACCCATCCAGATCAGAGATTAAACATTCTGAGTAAATATCGTTTGActctcatattttttttcatgtatgttcATGAATGAAATTATTCTGGAATATGTTGTTCAAGggctacatttaattttattatcagaATTATGTTATTTAGTCTTTTAGCATGAGTGAACAATTTTTCCATAGGATTTTCTGTTCCTTCAGGGGGTACCCTATACAATTATCTgatcctctgtttttttttaaaaaagttttcttccAATTAGCCCTTTTTATTTACTCtcaaattttaatcatttaagataatgttttcctagaaaataaactttactttctatatttaaaaatttgtgtctaatggtttatatatatttacatgacCTTTAAAAATTCATCTAAACATATGGTTGTATCACATTTCTCCTTTCTTATAATGTGGAGGCATTGTCAAAGTCTAGTAAATAATAGTTTTCTTCAAAGAaacattttgatttaaaataaaaatccttcaGTATTGTTCTTTATTCCATGATTTTGGCATTATTTTCCTTAAACCTTTCCATCAGTTCACTTGGAGGCATTTGCTCTTATTCTAGCTTGTTTGGGTAATCATTATttaacttgataaatatttggacCCCATAATATGACAGGAACTGTTCTAAAAGCTGGAGATACAGTGGTGACAAGAAATAAACTGCCTTCAATCTTCTTGGTTTTATACACAGAGCAATTTCCATTGAGAAGTGCTATGGCCACATTCATAGGATCTGATTTATAGGAGTCTCATTATCATTCACATCCAAATTGCCTGTGATTTCACTTTTGATTTACTCATTAATCTGAGAATTGTTTATATATGTAGCACTAAACTTCCAAGAGGTCAGAATTCATTTggctattttctaatttccaaaatttaattGTGGTGATAAAATGGATTATGCCATTTGGCTTTAGAAATTTGTTAGAAACAAATCTCTTCCAAATGCCTTAAAAAATGCTGAGCACTCAACAACCCCACTTTCATGAAAACCATAAGGCTTTCTTTATAGTATGAGTTTTTTATGTAGCAAATGAAATTAATACTGAATCAAAGCTTTCTTTGCTTCATTCGATTTTACCAGTTTTCCTTCAGAATTAACATTCTGCTGTTCAGTAAGACATACATACAGATGGCATATTTGTCTATAATCTCTTAAGGTCTTCCTCTCATAGAAATGGTCTAATACTATTATTAATGATGGtcattaaatcatttaaatcCTCAAACTAATGTAACCCTTACAATCTGATAAGTAAGCAAACACAGAATTAAGTTACTTTCCAAAAAATTAGGAGGTAAGAGGTACTGAAACTAAGACATACCAAATAAATTGTATGACACAGCTTAAGGCTTTTCCAGATTAattacaaaacacaaattcacCTTTGGTGTGATTTTGTGGAAGTGCAACAAGATTTAAGTAATGATGGAAAGTTTCCCTAGATGAGTTAGACTTCAGTTCTATGCTGCACAATATCAATGACGTGGAGAATCTTTTCAGAATGATTCAGAAGGGATTCACACTACCATCTTACTTGTAGGACTTTACCCGATATTCTATAATTGATAACCAATCAGTAAAGCTTTCGTCCATTAATATAGATTGCATTAGGAATTCTTTGCTGTTGAGTGTGTTTCGTGCTCTGTCAAAAGGTCTTCCAATATTATTTACACTATGGGCTTTCTCAGAAGAAGGAATTAACTGAGATCAATTAACAAGTCATGAATAAAGACTTTTCCTACATTTTTATATCACAAGATTTCACAAGAGTGAAATAAAGTGAGAGCCTGGAGAAAATGCCCTCTCAAAATCTTTACGTTCATAGGATTTCTCAAAAGTGTAAATACTCTGGTGTTGAGCAAAGTATGAGTCATGACTAATGGTGTTCCCATAATATTTCCATTGATAAAGATTCTCATCACTGTGAATTTTCTGTTCAGCAAAATAAGAATGGTGACTAAAGATCTGGCCACTTTCCTTACATTTATAGGGTTCTGCATCAGTATGAATTTTCCTATGTCGTGTTAGTTGTGAACCCCAGataaaagatttcccacattctttacatACGTAAGGTTCCTCACCAGTATGTATTCTCTGATGTCGTGTAAGCTGTGAACCCCAAAGAAAGGCTTTTCCACACTCTTCACATTCATATGATCTCTTTCCAGTATGGATTTTCTGATGTCGATTAAGTTCTGAACCACGAAAAAAGGTctttccacattccttacattcatagttTCTCTCACCAGTATGAATTTTCTGATGTCGATTAAACTCTGAACCATGAATAAAGGTctttccacattccttacattcatacgGTTTTCTCTCATTATGAATTTTCTCATGTTGAGCAAGGTATGAGGCCCATATAAAAGTCTTCCCACATTGCTTACATTCAAAAGGTTTCTTACCAGTATGAATTCGCTGATGTCGAGCAAGGTGTGAACTCCAGACATAGGCTTTCCCACATTTCtcacattcatagggtttcttaCCAACATGAACGTTCTGATGTCGAGCAAGATTTGAACCACGAataaaggcttttccacattctttacattcatgagatttctcaccagtatgaattctctgatgctgAGTTAGGTGTGAGCCACGAGTAAAAGTTTTCCCACACTCCTTACATTCATAAGGTTTTTCaccagtgtgaattctctgatgtttaGTAAGATGTGATCGCTGACTAAAGGCCTTCCTACAGtcattacattcatagggtttttcaccagtatgaattctctgatgtcgAGTAAGGTCTGAGCCACAACTAAAGGCCTtgccacattccttacattcgtaagatttctcaccagtatgaataCGCTTATGGACACTAAGTTGTGAATGAAAtctaaaggccttcccacattccttacatttaaaaggtttttcaccagtatgaattctccTATGACCAGTAAGACTTGAACGCAAACTAAAAGCcttcccacattctttacattcataTGTTTTCTTAGCAGTGTAAACTGTCTGATATTGAGTAAGTTCTGAATCAGGAAACAAGGTCTTCTCACATTCCTTATTGTCAGAAAATTTTCCACCAGTGTGAATTAACTGATGTTGAATACAGTCTGCGTCAGAACAAAATGCTTTCCTACACCCTTTAAATTCATTCAGTTTCTTTACTGTATTAAGTCTCTGAAGTAGATTAAAAGTTGTGTGCTGGTTAAATGTGGGCATTTTTTCACAGGTGAGTATAATCTGCTTAAAACATTCTTCCTGGTTTTCCTGTTGTGTTTCAAACTGACCTTTGCTTTCCAAATCACCTTTAAAACATAAACATTCAAGGCTATGTTTTTTACAAATTTCCATTATTTCCCACTGAGGCAATCCTCTGTCAAAAATGCCATTTTTTGGTGATGTCTTGGTCTTACACCTGGATTGCAtgtctgaaaaataagaaaacaaattcataCTGTTTTACTGTtcaaaaagaactaaaatttcCAAGGTAGATATAAGAAATAAATCCTAAAATAAATAgagcaggaacttccctggtggcacagtggttaagaatccacctgccaatgcaggggacatgggtttgatccctggttggggaagatcccacatgccgaggagcaactaagcccatgcaccacaactactcagcctgtgctctagagcccacaagccaaaactaccgagcccacgcgccataactactgaagcccatgcgctctagggcccgcatgctgcaactactgagcccaagtgctgcaactactgaagcccatgagcctaaagcccatgctctgcaacaagagaagccaccacaataagaagccgtgcaccacaacaaagagcagcccccgctcgccacagctacagaaagcccatgcgcagcaacaaagttccaatgcagccacaaaacataaataagataaaataaatagagCATATGAAATGTGAATGGCTTAACAAATTCTGGGCAATATGAAAAAAGGgcaagaaataaacagaaattttaacGAACTAAAAAAGCTGAGGCAGGTgattaaatatataaagttttgctcagggacttccctggtggtgcagtggttaagaatccacctgccaatgcaggggacatgggtttgagccctgttccgggaagatcccacatgctgtggtgcaattaagcccatgtgccacaactactaagcccacatgccacaactactgaagctcatgaggctagagcccgtgctccacaacaagagaaaccactgcaatgagaagcccacgcaccgcaacaaagggtagcccctgctcaccacaactagagaaagcccacgtgcagcaacgaagacccaacacagccaaaaataaataataaattaaaaaaatatatacatataaagtttTGTTCAGGTCAATTTCATCTGAGgagttcaacaacaacaaaaaaataagtgCAGGTACTACCCCAATCATGGGATATCAATTTAAAGACTTAAGATTGTTTTACCCAGTATGGTAAATCAACACTTAGCACATGttaggtattaaaaaaaattctgtaaaaaaaacaatacactacatgtcaaaaaaaaaaagcaaagggggGCAGTTATAGGAGGGAGTAAaggataatattaaaaaaatcagggATCAGGAAGCACAATTGGCAACATGTGATAGCAATGTAATACACCTCATTGTCTAATCCCTTCCATCTCTACTGAAATGAGTACACATAATTCTACATTACTTTCTGTACAGATAAGAGGAAACAAAAGCATATCCATGCTAGCTcagagaaatggaatcatacgtaCTTACTCATTCTTCCATTTGCCTATTCACATTTAAATACTTTGCCCTGCTCATTTTCTCCACTGTGCCTATTAGTCAAGTCATATTTTGTCAGATGATCCCAACcaaggtgtttttgttttatttcttgagtTTATAGTATTGCTCATTCATTCGATTTTATGCTTTCAAGCCATTTCTCAAGTGACCTTTACCAAATCTCCATGGGATATCACATTTAttggtaaaatattttagaagaacaAAGCAAGAAAATACTACAACTGCTACTATTTGAATATGCTGAAGGGCTTATCCAATTTCTACTATTGAAATTGTACtgggggggttgggagggaggctcaagagggaggggatatacgtatacacatagctgattcactttgttctacagcagaaacagaacattgtaaagcaattatacgccaataaaagaaaaaaagaatttgtactGGTATTAGCATTTAGCTTAGAGACTGACAGAACATATGACATGTTCTCAAGGCTAAAGTAACGGAGATTGGTATCTAGGGTCTGTCTACAGGGGGTGTCCTAAACATCTCTCATGTTGAGTTATAACTGAAGGACCATAACCTAGGAATGTGGGTAAAACAGAGGTAGGCCTACACAGGAACTACAGCTCAGTTTCAATTTATCCCAGTGACCAAGGAAGGCAACGGATTGAGATAACAACAAAAATGCTTCAGAACTTGGTAAAAGCGAACAGAAATTCTCTATAAAGGAAGATATCCTAGTGATTAGTTTCACATTTTgcaaacagtgtctggcacaaaattaaagaaataaccaGACAACATGAATATAGAAACTATAGAAACAATAGATaagcagaaatacatctataagGATTCTAGATATTGGAGTTATGAGACagagtttaaaaataactatgcTCAAGTagctaaaacataaaattaatcattttatcaGAGAACAAGAAACCAATATAGgtcaaaagaaaaattctatgaGAAAAAGACTGGAAAAGTCATAAGAGAAGAATTATGACATAGAAGATTCAGTTAGGAGATTAAACACAAGTGTAAATGGAAACTTACACAGAGAAGAATGGAAGAAGcagcaatatttgaaaagataatggctgagaatcttaaaaacaatgtCCATGAACAggtgtatgaaaaaataaattacagcatACCCATGAATGGAAtactacagagaaataaaaaataaactagtgataaacacaacaacatagatgaatccgAAAATTATGCTAGCAAAAGAAACAAGGCCAAAAAAGTATACACCGTATAagtcaatttatataaaattctagaacatATAAACTAATCTAGAGTTGCAGAGAGCAAGTTAGTGATTTCTTTGGGATGGAGGTGGAAGAAGGGATGGATAacaaagggacacaaggaaatTTGGCAATGACTGAAGTGTTTGTTGTCTTGATTATAGTGATAATTTCATGGATACACACACATGTCGAAACAGATCAAACTGTAACTTTAAATATGTGGAGTTTATTATTCTCCAATTATACTTCGATTaagttgtaaaataaaaattttaggaccaaaagaaaactaaaatcctaaagaaaacaaatataattttagtcACTCTAACTAGGCACTAGTGTATTAGTGTTTTCTTTATGTTAATGCCCAATCacactaaaaattaaaagtattaagCCAACAAGTGATACGGATAAATCAAGCACAGAGcagaattattgaataaatatgaGTAGCAAATCGGTAAACAACTCAGGGGAAATATTTGTCCTCACTAGAAATCAATAGCCTTTATCCTATTAAATTATTAGaaggttttaattaaaaatgaccCATTTTTAGTGAGGCTACACTGAAACTTATTTTGTTCCTGACCTCCATATGAACCAACGCCCTCCAATCCTTAAGAAAACACAAGGATTAATGTCCACAATATACAAAAGCATTCAAGTAGTAGCTACCTCTAGGATGCCCATGTGCTTACCATGAATCAGCTGTTTGCTTCCAAACCTGTTTATACCAACTGttcctgatattttatttatatattttaaataacattatgtAAAGAAATATGAGAGAAAGGTTGTCTGTTTTTATGAAAACTAAGCTGAATGCTCTACAAAAACTCATTCAAGAAGGCTACAAATTTTATGTTAGTAGTTTAGAGACTCAATCataaagactggaaaaaaataggAGGGCAGctcaaaatgaaaacatgggaagatcctgaactcacctcctcccacagacacatcaAATCTAGTTAAATACAGATACCCTCTGAAAAAGACCTGACACTTAACtgaaaagctcttgcacagcaaaagaTCAAAGGGCCACACTGAGACAGGCAGGAGAGGTAGAGAAGTAGTCTTTCCAAAAACCCCACCCCTGGTGTGGCAACTCACAGTTGGGGGGGATCTCACAAACACAGAGTTCCCTAGGAGGAGCAAAGGGTTCAAGCCCCACATTAGACACCCCAAACCTTGGGACCTACACTAGAGAGATGAGCCTTCAAAATGCttggctttgaaaaccaatggGGCTTATGTCCAAGAAAACCAAAGGGTTATAGGAAATGGGGATTCTGCTCTTAAAGGGCTTGTGCACAGATTTACTCAccccaggacccagggaaaaagcAGAAGTTGCAAAGTGCCTAGACCATATATGGAGATCCTTTTGCTAATATTAAATCATCTGCTGGGACCTGCTGTAACTGTCTCCAGGGATGGAGGTGCTGGCGGGTGCCACTTTACACTCTCCCTCTACTTTGCAAGCACCAGTGGGATGTGCTCCCCACAGTCCCACCCAAGCTGGTGACTGGGATTGCCCCAGCCTTGTGTGTCCGCACAGCCATACCCAACCCATTGGGCAGTCTTGCCCCAGCCTGGTGCTCTCTGCAGCCCCACCCAACACAAGTCGAGTCAACATGGGGGATGTCCACATACCCAAGCCCGCATCCAAGGGGACATCCCTTGAATACCTGGCTCTGAGGGCCAGGGGGGGTTGTGTTTCTGGGTTCCATGGGACTGAAAAAATCAGAGAGTTCTTGGCAGGCTATTACCCCCAGGGTACTGCAAAGACAGCAGACTGAAACACAGTCCCAGTCTTCCTATAACCActcttcaagactgggagaggtagctgtttcacctaatacatagaagcagaaataaagagtcaagcaaaatgagggaaaaagaaatatgttccaaatgaaaaagcaaaataaaatcccaggaaaaatatcttaatgaaatgaagataagtaatttatctgataaagagttcaaagtaatggtcataaaaatGCTGAGGAGCATCTGACCTTGGGAGAAGAATGAACACTgagagaacttcaacaaagatggaaatataaaaaagtacCGAACAGAAGTAACAGAGTTGAAGAATACTGaactgaaaaacacactagaggtgttcaacagcagactagataaaacagaagaaaggacTGGTGATTAGAAGACAGGGTAGTGAAACTCATACAAacagagagcaaaaaaaaaagtttttaaaactgaagatAGCTTGAcagacctatgggacaacatcaagcagaacaacattcacattataggagtcccaggagaagagagagagaaagaaaacttattttgaaaaataaggttgaaaacttccataacctggggaaggaaacagacatctagaTCCAGGAACc
Coding sequences within it:
- the LOC132416132 gene encoding zinc finger protein 790 isoform X1, giving the protein MAHQLMMFRDVAVDFSQEEWECLDLEQRALYRDVMLENYSNMVSLGLCLYQPDVFSLLEKGKEPWMVLKDETGGPCPDMQSRCKTKTSPKNGIFDRGLPQWEIMEICKKHSLECLCFKGDLESKGQFETQQENQEECFKQIILTCEKMPTFNQHTTFNLLQRLNTVKKLNEFKGCRKAFCSDADCIQHQLIHTGGKFSDNKECEKTLFPDSELTQYQTVYTAKKTYECKECGKAFSLRSSLTGHRRIHTGEKPFKCKECGKAFRFHSQLSVHKRIHTGEKSYECKECGKAFSCGSDLTRHQRIHTGEKPYECNDCRKAFSQRSHLTKHQRIHTGEKPYECKECGKTFTRGSHLTQHQRIHTGEKSHECKECGKAFIRGSNLARHQNVHVGKKPYECEKCGKAYVWSSHLARHQRIHTGKKPFECKQCGKTFIWASYLAQHEKIHNERKPYECKECGKTFIHGSEFNRHQKIHTGERNYECKECGKTFFRGSELNRHQKIHTGKRSYECEECGKAFLWGSQLTRHQRIHTGEEPYVCKECGKSFIWGSQLTRHRKIHTDAEPYKCKESGQIFSHHSYFAEQKIHSDENLYQWKYYGNTISHDSYFAQHQSIYTFEKSYERKDFERAFSPGSHFISLL
- the LOC132416132 gene encoding zinc finger protein 790 isoform X2, which gives rise to MAHLMMFRDVAVDFSQEEWECLDLEQRALYRDVMLENYSNMVSLGLCLYQPDVFSLLEKGKEPWMVLKDETGGPCPDMQSRCKTKTSPKNGIFDRGLPQWEIMEICKKHSLECLCFKGDLESKGQFETQQENQEECFKQIILTCEKMPTFNQHTTFNLLQRLNTVKKLNEFKGCRKAFCSDADCIQHQLIHTGGKFSDNKECEKTLFPDSELTQYQTVYTAKKTYECKECGKAFSLRSSLTGHRRIHTGEKPFKCKECGKAFRFHSQLSVHKRIHTGEKSYECKECGKAFSCGSDLTRHQRIHTGEKPYECNDCRKAFSQRSHLTKHQRIHTGEKPYECKECGKTFTRGSHLTQHQRIHTGEKSHECKECGKAFIRGSNLARHQNVHVGKKPYECEKCGKAYVWSSHLARHQRIHTGKKPFECKQCGKTFIWASYLAQHEKIHNERKPYECKECGKTFIHGSEFNRHQKIHTGERNYECKECGKTFFRGSELNRHQKIHTGKRSYECEECGKAFLWGSQLTRHQRIHTGEEPYVCKECGKSFIWGSQLTRHRKIHTDAEPYKCKESGQIFSHHSYFAEQKIHSDENLYQWKYYGNTISHDSYFAQHQSIYTFEKSYERKDFERAFSPGSHFISLL